A genomic stretch from Setaria italica strain Yugu1 chromosome VII, Setaria_italica_v2.0, whole genome shotgun sequence includes:
- the LOC101780603 gene encoding putative F-box protein At5g52610 produces MAEQPREKTANTAAASLTDDLIVDILSRLPVKSLCRCKCVSPHWRDLISHPDHRRRLPQTLAGFFRDDFNDGREVWRFTNLCEARQPPLISTPFAFMPGYEDAAIVDACNGLLLCRPPKGSPHHLSRYVVCNPATKSWVVLPDSGSHGDDVEDDEPFVARLGFDPAVSVHFHVFEFVENTYGTVAGVEIYSSEVGAWSYKESQWNYETHLFEFSPSVFLNGLLHFSTIQFEVVAVDVVGESWWVLPAPEDPDDVDDRANWDPGFLGRYQGHLCYMTLCYNVRDLSIWVLEDYGEDGWVLKRQVTVRQLTEKISPPESYYYHLITVHPDCNWILYVTGLESMLMAYDMDHDEVHVIQNLRSRSEMSCIPYVPFYAKSLTEG; encoded by the coding sequence ATGGCGGAGCAGCCCAGGGAGAAGACGGCCaacacggcggcggccagcctcACCGACGACCTCATCGTCGACATCCTGTCGCGGCTCCCCGTCAAGTCGCTGTGCCGCTGCAAGTGCGTCTCCCCGCACTGGCGCGACCTCATCTCCCACCctgaccaccgccgccggctcccccaGACCCTCGCCGGCTTCTTCCGCGACGACTTCAACGACGGCCGCGAGGTGTGGCGATTCACCAATCTCTGCGAGGCGCGCCAGCCTCCCCTGATCAGCACACCCTTCGCCTTCATGCCCGGGTACGAGGACGCCGCAATCGTGGACGCCTGCaacggcctcctcctctgccggcCTCCCAAGGGATCCCCGCACCACTTGTCCCGATACGTCGTGTGCAATCCGGCTACCAAGAGCTGGGTTGTCTTGCCCGACTCCGGCAGCCATGGTGACGATGTTGAAGATGATGAGCCGTTTGTTGCCCGTTTGGGTTTCGATCCCGCTGTTTCCGTGCACTTCCATGTGTTTGAGTTTGTTGAGAATACTTACGGTACTGTGGCAGGGGTGGAGATCTATTCGTCTGAAGTTGGAGCATGGAGTTACAAGGAGAGTCAGTGGAACTATGAGACTCACTTATTTGAATTTTCTCCAAGTGTCTTTCTCAATGGCCTTCTGCATTTCTCCACCATTCAGTTCGAGGTAGTGGCTGTAGATGTGGTGGGGGAGTCATGGTGGGTGCTTCCTGCGCCAGAAGATCCTGATGATGTTGATGATCGTGCTAATTGGGATCCTGGTTTTCTTGGTCGGTACCAAGGACATTTGTGTTACATGACTTTGTGTTACAATGTAAGGGATCTATCAATCTGGGTTCTTGAGGATTATGGtgaggatggatgggtattgaAGCGTCAGGTGACTGTTCGACAACTGACAGAAAAGATAAGTCCACCCGAAAGCTACTACTACCATTTGATCACAGTTCATCCAGATTGCAATTGGATACTTTATGTTACTGGTTTGGAGAGCATGCTCATGGCATATGACATGGATCACGATGAAGTGCATGTTATCCAAAATCTTCGGTCACGCTCTGAGATGTCATGTATTCCGTATGTTCCTTTCTATGCAAAATCATTGACAGAAGGATAA